In Bacteroidota bacterium, the sequence TTTTTCCAACCTCGCTTAACTGATTTTGTTTTTTCGGTTGGTTTCGTTGTTTCTTTACCTAATCCATAATCAACGAGTTCAAGTAAGCCCATTTGTGCGGCATCGCCTAAACGGTGTCCGAGTTTAATAATTCGTGTATATCCACCAGGACGTGTAGCAACTTTCGGTGCAATTTCTCCGAAGAGTTCAGTAACAACTTCTCTATCTTTAATGAAGCGTGCAATTTCTCTTCTTGCGTGCACATTTTTCGGTGTGCCTGTTTCTTCAGTAGCAATTGCATTTTTTGCGCGAGTTATTAATTTCTCTACGTAAGGGCGAGCTTCTTTAGCCTTTGTCAATGTTGTTGTAATTCTCTTATTTTTTAATAAAGCTGTAGATAAAGAGATGAGCAAAGCTTTTCTATGGCTTGCTGTTCGTTTTAATTTTCTACCAGATTTTCTATGTCGCATAAATTCTTCCTGTTTATTCGTTTAAATATTTATCTACATCCATGCCGAAAGTCAGTCCGTATTCTTCAATAATTTCTGTAAGTTCCGACAACGATTTTCTGCCAAAATTTCGAAATTTAAGAAGCTCCGGAATATCACAACGCACAAGGTCGCCTAATGTATGTATATCACCCGAAAGAAGAACATTATGCGATCGCACTGAAAGTTCGAGATCGTCAACTGGAGTTTTTAAAATTTCTCTGATTCTGGCAATTTCAGCTTCCGATTGTGTTCCGTTTGACTCAATACCGGATTCACCTTCGTAATTAATAAATAATTGTATATGTTCGCGTAGTATTTTTGCTGCCTGTGTCATTGCATCATCAGGTGCGATTGAGCCATCTGTTTGAACCTCTAAAATTAATTTTTCGAAGTCTGTTTGTTGTCCTACTCTTGTTGGTTCAATTGTAAAACGAACATTAACGATCGGAGAATAAATGGCATCGACAGGTATAACGCCCATTATTTGATCGTCCGGAACATACTCTTCGGCAGGAACAAAACCACGTCCATGACCAACATACAAGTCGATATCTAATTCAGCTCCTTTATCGAGTGTTGCGATCTGCTGGTTTAAATTTAATATTTCAATATCGTCGTTTGCTTTCTGTATATCTGCTGCTGTTATTTGTTTGGGTCCTTCGAAATACAGAGAAATTTTTGTAGCATTATTATCCAATAATTTCAGCCGCACTGATTTCAAATTTAAAATCAGTTCTGAAACATCTTCTTTTATCCCTTCGATAGTTGAAAACTCGTGTAACACACCTTTTATCTGAATAGCATTAAAAGCAGCGCCAGTTAGTGACGA encodes:
- the rplQ gene encoding 50S ribosomal protein L17, encoding MRHRKSGRKLKRTASHRKALLISLSTALLKNKRITTTLTKAKEARPYVEKLITRAKNAIATEETGTPKNVHARREIARFIKDREVVTELFGEIAPKVATRPGGYTRIIKLGHRLGDAAQMGLLELVDYGLGKETTKPTEKTKSVKRGWKKSEKKVATTQTKSE
- a CDS encoding DNA-directed RNA polymerase subunit alpha produces the protein MNINSSNLHMPEKLEVDAPSFTNTYGKFILQPLEKGYGVTLGNTMRRVLLSSLTGAAFNAIQIKGVLHEFSTIEGIKEDVSELILNLKSVRLKLLDNNATKISLYFEGPKQITAADIQKANDDIEILNLNQQIATLDKGAELDIDLYVGHGRGFVPAEEYVPDDQIMGVIPVDAIYSPIVNVRFTIEPTRVGQQTDFEKLILEVQTDGSIAPDDAMTQAAKILREHIQLFINYEGESGIESNGTQSEAEIARIREILKTPVDDLELSVRSHNVLLSGDIHTLGDLVRCDIPELLKFRNFGRKSLSELTEIIEEYGLTFGMDVDKYLNE